From Streptomyces sp. 6-11-2, one genomic window encodes:
- the nusG gene encoding transcription termination/antitermination protein NusG, with protein MSDPNLNDAIEPTESVDDELDIVEGADEVDEAEAAEAAAGEPAEEAAVHVVDEAPGGEAEEQEPEAEVDPVTKLREELRTLPGEWYVIHTYAGYEKRVKANLEQRAVSLNVEDFIYQAEVPEEEIVQIKNGERKTVRQNKLPGYVLVRMDLTNESWGVVRNTPGVTGFVGNAYDPYPLSLDEIVKMLAPEAEEKAAREAAEAEGKPAPQRKVEVQVLDFEVGDSVTVTDGPFATLQATINEINPDSKKVKGLVEIFGRETPVELSFDQIQKN; from the coding sequence GTGTCTGACCCGAACCTGAACGACGCCATCGAGCCGACCGAGTCCGTGGATGACGAGCTCGACATCGTCGAAGGTGCGGACGAGGTCGACGAGGCCGAGGCTGCCGAGGCCGCCGCGGGCGAGCCGGCCGAGGAGGCCGCCGTCCACGTCGTGGACGAGGCGCCCGGGGGTGAGGCCGAGGAGCAGGAGCCGGAGGCCGAGGTCGACCCGGTCACCAAGCTCCGTGAGGAACTGCGCACGCTGCCCGGCGAGTGGTATGTCATCCACACCTACGCCGGCTACGAGAAGCGTGTGAAGGCGAACCTGGAGCAGCGTGCCGTCTCGCTGAACGTCGAGGACTTCATCTACCAGGCCGAGGTGCCCGAGGAAGAGATCGTCCAGATCAAGAACGGCGAGCGCAAGACCGTCCGGCAGAACAAGCTGCCCGGCTACGTCCTCGTCCGCATGGACCTGACGAACGAGTCCTGGGGCGTCGTCCGCAACACCCCGGGCGTCACCGGGTTCGTGGGCAACGCCTACGACCCGTACCCGCTGTCCCTGGACGAGATCGTGAAGATGCTCGCCCCCGAGGCGGAGGAGAAGGCCGCCCGCGAGGCCGCCGAGGCCGAGGGCAAGCCGGCTCCGCAGCGCAAGGTCGAGGTCCAGGTGCTGGACTTCGAGGTCGGCGACTCCGTCACCGTCACCGACGGCCCGTTCGCCACGCTCCAGGCCACGATCAACGAGATCAACCCGGACTCCAAGAAGGTCAAGGGCCTCGTCGAGATCTTCGGCCGCGAGACCCCGGTCGAGCTGAGCTTCGACCAGATCCAGAAGAACTAG
- a CDS encoding pyridoxal phosphate-dependent aminotransferase: MSAATPPTERRVSARIGAISESATLAVDAKAKALKAAGRPVIGFGAGEPDFPTPDYIVEAAVEACRNPKYHRYTPAGGLPELKAAIAAKTLRDSGWEPDVSQILVTNGGKQAIYEAFAAILDPGDEVIVPAPYWTTYPESIRLAGGVPVEVVADETTGYRVSVEQLEAARTEKTKVVLFVSPSNPTGAVYSEAETEAIGRWALEHGLWVLTDEIYEHLVYGDAVSVSLPALLPELRDKCVVVNGVAKTYAMTGWRVGWVIGPKDVVKAATNLQSHATSNVSNVSQAAALAAVSGDLEAVAKMREAFDRRRKTIVRMLNEIDGVLCPEPEGAFYAYPSVKALIGKEIRGRRPQTSVELAALILEEAEVAVVPGEAFGTPGYLRLSYALGDEDLVEGVSRIQKLLAEARD; this comes from the coding sequence ATGAGCGCTGCAACCCCTCCCACCGAGCGCCGGGTCTCCGCCCGCATCGGCGCGATCTCCGAGTCCGCCACCCTCGCCGTGGACGCCAAGGCCAAGGCCCTCAAGGCCGCCGGGCGTCCCGTGATCGGCTTCGGCGCCGGCGAGCCGGACTTCCCGACCCCCGACTACATCGTCGAGGCCGCCGTCGAGGCCTGCCGGAACCCCAAGTACCACCGCTACACGCCGGCCGGCGGCCTGCCCGAGCTGAAGGCCGCGATCGCCGCGAAGACGCTGCGCGACTCCGGCTGGGAGCCGGACGTCTCGCAGATCCTGGTCACCAACGGCGGCAAGCAGGCCATCTACGAGGCGTTCGCCGCGATCCTCGACCCGGGCGACGAGGTCATCGTGCCGGCGCCGTACTGGACGACGTACCCGGAGTCGATCCGTCTGGCCGGCGGTGTCCCGGTCGAGGTCGTCGCGGACGAGACCACCGGCTACCGCGTGTCGGTCGAGCAGCTGGAGGCCGCCCGCACGGAGAAGACCAAGGTCGTCCTCTTCGTCTCCCCGTCCAACCCGACCGGCGCGGTCTACTCCGAGGCCGAGACCGAGGCGATCGGCCGCTGGGCCCTCGAACACGGCCTGTGGGTGCTGACCGACGAGATCTACGAGCACCTGGTCTACGGCGACGCCGTCTCGGTGTCCCTGCCGGCGCTCCTGCCCGAGCTGCGCGACAAGTGCGTCGTCGTCAACGGCGTGGCGAAGACGTATGCCATGACCGGCTGGCGCGTGGGCTGGGTCATCGGCCCGAAGGACGTGGTCAAGGCCGCGACCAACCTCCAGTCGCACGCCACGTCGAACGTGTCGAACGTCTCCCAGGCCGCGGCCCTCGCCGCCGTCTCCGGCGACCTGGAGGCGGTCGCGAAGATGCGCGAGGCCTTCGACCGGCGGCGGAAGACCATCGTGCGGATGCTCAACGAGATCGACGGTGTGCTCTGCCCGGAGCCGGAGGGCGCGTTCTACGCCTATCCGTCGGTGAAGGCGCTGATCGGCAAGGAGATCCGCGGCAGGCGCCCGCAGACCTCGGTGGAGCTCGCCGCGCTGATCCTGGAGGAGGCCGAGGTCGCGGTCGTCCCGGGCGAGGCCTTCGGCACGCCGGGCTACCTGCGCCTGTCCTACGCCCTCGGTGACGAGGACCTGGTGGAGGGCGTGAGCCGGATCCAGAAGCTGCTGGCGGAGGCGCGGGACTGA
- the rplK gene encoding 50S ribosomal protein L11: MPPKKKKVTGLIKLQIQAGAANPAPPVGPALGQHGVNIMEFCKAYNAATESQRGWVIPVEITVYEDRSFTFITKTPPAAKMILKAAGVEKGSGEPHKTKVAKITQAQVREIAQTKLPDLNANDLDAAAKIIAGTARSMGVTVEG; encoded by the coding sequence ATGCCTCCCAAGAAGAAGAAGGTCACGGGGCTCATCAAGCTCCAGATCCAGGCCGGCGCCGCCAACCCGGCTCCGCCGGTCGGCCCGGCGCTGGGTCAGCACGGCGTCAACATCATGGAGTTCTGCAAGGCCTACAACGCCGCGACCGAGTCGCAGCGCGGTTGGGTCATCCCGGTGGAGATCACGGTCTACGAGGACCGTTCCTTCACCTTCATCACCAAGACCCCGCCGGCCGCGAAGATGATCCTCAAGGCCGCGGGCGTGGAGAAGGGCTCCGGCGAGCCGCACAAGACCAAGGTCGCCAAGATCACCCAGGCGCAGGTCCGCGAGATCGCCCAGACCAAGCTGCCCGACCTCAACGCCAACGACCTGGACGCCGCCGCGAAGATCATCGCCGGCACCGCGCGTTCCATGGGCGTCACGGTCGAGGGCTGA
- the rpmG gene encoding 50S ribosomal protein L33, translated as MAATDVRPKITLACVECKERNYITKKNRRNNPDRLEMKKHCPRCNAHTAHRETR; from the coding sequence GTGGCTGCCACCGACGTCCGCCCGAAGATCACGCTGGCCTGCGTGGAGTGCAAGGAGCGGAACTACATCACCAAGAAGAACCGGCGGAACAACCCCGACCGGCTCGAGATGAAGAAGCACTGCCCGCGTTGCAACGCGCACACCGCGCACCGCGAGACGCGCTGA
- a CDS encoding SDR family oxidoreductase — MRIVIAGGHGQIALRLERLLAARGDEVAGIVRRAEQSEDLREAGAEPVVLDLESASVEEVAQLLRGADAAVFAAGAGPGSGAARKDTVDKGAAVLFADAAVRAGVRRHLVVSSMGADAAHKGDEVFDVYLRAKGEADDHVRRQEALDWTILRPGSLTNDAGTGQVRLEAHTGRGMIPRDDVAAVLAELVETPATAGLTLELVSGSAPVSVAVKSVAGN, encoded by the coding sequence ATGCGCATTGTCATCGCTGGTGGTCATGGTCAGATCGCGCTGCGGCTGGAGCGGTTGCTCGCCGCGCGCGGGGACGAGGTGGCGGGCATCGTCCGCCGTGCCGAGCAGAGCGAGGACCTGCGGGAGGCCGGCGCCGAACCGGTCGTGCTCGACCTGGAGTCGGCGTCGGTCGAGGAGGTCGCGCAGCTGCTGCGGGGCGCCGACGCGGCGGTGTTCGCGGCGGGCGCGGGCCCGGGCAGCGGCGCGGCGCGCAAGGACACGGTGGACAAGGGTGCGGCGGTGCTGTTCGCGGACGCGGCGGTACGCGCGGGCGTGCGCCGCCATCTGGTCGTGTCGTCGATGGGCGCGGACGCGGCGCACAAGGGCGACGAGGTCTTCGACGTCTATCTGCGCGCCAAGGGCGAGGCGGACGACCACGTCCGCCGTCAGGAGGCCCTGGACTGGACGATCCTGCGCCCCGGCTCGCTGACCAACGACGCCGGCACCGGCCAGGTGCGTCTGGAGGCCCACACCGGCCGCGGCATGATCCCGCGCGACGACGTGGCCGCCGTACTGGCCGAACTGGTGGAGACCCCGGCCACGGCCGGCCTGACCCTGGAACTCGTCAGCGGCTCGGCACCGGTGTCGGTGGCGGTGAAGTCGGTGGCGGGCAACTGA
- a CDS encoding thioredoxin domain-containing protein — protein sequence MWERRGRRAVTAVAAAVLAAVLATGCGRGAAPTGGGEPDAAASYTSVGEIDETLAPDGTTVRVGSPRAQTVVHLYEDLRCPVCAEFETRGGGEGLRELILSGEVRAEYTLASFLDDGLGGEGSKKAANALRAALDAGRFAEYHEVLFAHQPEEEVDGYTDAFLLDMASEVPGLRGAEFDAAVKGMKHRDFVTASEKAFDASGVTGTPTMKVDGRTVGGSLADGIFHKETLPMVIGAMARS from the coding sequence ATGTGGGAACGACGCGGCCGACGTGCCGTGACGGCCGTCGCCGCCGCCGTCCTTGCGGCCGTGCTCGCCACGGGATGCGGCAGGGGCGCCGCGCCGACCGGAGGCGGGGAGCCGGACGCGGCGGCGTCGTACACGAGCGTGGGGGAGATCGACGAGACGCTCGCACCGGACGGCACCACCGTCCGCGTGGGATCCCCCCGCGCACAGACCGTCGTCCACCTGTACGAGGACCTGCGCTGCCCGGTCTGCGCGGAGTTCGAGACCCGGGGCGGCGGCGAGGGCCTGCGCGAGCTGATCCTGTCCGGCGAGGTCCGGGCCGAGTACACGCTGGCCTCGTTCCTCGACGACGGGCTCGGCGGCGAGGGCTCGAAGAAGGCCGCCAACGCCCTGCGGGCCGCCCTGGACGCGGGCAGGTTCGCCGAGTACCACGAGGTGCTCTTCGCGCACCAGCCCGAGGAGGAGGTCGACGGCTACACCGACGCCTTCCTGCTGGACATGGCCTCCGAGGTCCCGGGCCTGCGCGGCGCGGAGTTCGACGCGGCGGTGAAGGGCATGAAGCACCGCGACTTCGTGACCGCCTCCGAGAAGGCCTTCGACGCGTCGGGCGTGACCGGCACGCCCACCATGAAGGTGGACGGCAGGACCGTCGGCGGGTCACTGGCCGACGGCATCTTCCACAAGGAGACGCTGCCCATGGTGATTGGCGCCATGGCCCGGTCCTGA
- a CDS encoding PP2C family protein-serine/threonine phosphatase has product MIPVSDPPHASAGPDAAVDESRLEELIIEAQTALPFELSALANRCASALGLDTALIYLVDLQQRLLIPLDETLEPLPVADSLAGGAYRTVSPQVADADDGVIIWMPLVDGAERLGVLAMRTAALDGVRMRRSRMLAHLFAMLITSKRAYSDWLVARTRTATMRLPTEMLRAFLPPRTIGSNRCVSTAVLEPAYDVAGDAFDHSVVKDVLHTLILDSMGHDLTSGLTASVAMAAARNARRGGGDLADIVGSVDQALAQWLPDQFCTGVLCRLDAQTGVLRWVNCGHPPPLLIRAERVVDGALDSPPQPPLGLVGELAPTARQVHQTTLEPGDHVLLYTDGVVEARETDGVEFGLDRFTDFIIRSSAAGQRPAEVLRLLIHAILDHQRNQLRDDATILLFEWRP; this is encoded by the coding sequence GTGATCCCCGTGTCGGACCCACCACACGCGTCCGCCGGTCCCGACGCCGCCGTCGACGAGAGCCGGCTGGAAGAGCTGATCATCGAGGCGCAGACGGCCCTGCCGTTCGAGCTGTCCGCCCTGGCGAACCGGTGCGCCTCGGCCCTCGGCCTGGACACCGCGCTGATCTACCTCGTCGACCTCCAGCAACGGCTGCTCATCCCACTCGACGAGACCTTGGAGCCGCTGCCGGTGGCCGACTCGTTGGCCGGCGGGGCGTACCGCACCGTCTCCCCACAGGTGGCCGACGCCGACGACGGCGTGATCATATGGATGCCCCTGGTCGACGGTGCGGAGCGGTTGGGCGTGCTGGCGATGCGGACCGCCGCGCTCGACGGGGTGCGTATGCGCCGCAGCCGGATGCTGGCCCATCTGTTCGCCATGCTGATCACCTCCAAGCGCGCCTACAGCGACTGGCTCGTCGCCCGCACCCGCACCGCGACCATGCGGTTGCCCACCGAGATGCTGCGGGCCTTCCTGCCACCCCGCACCATCGGCAGCAACAGGTGCGTCTCCACCGCGGTCCTGGAACCGGCGTACGACGTCGCCGGCGACGCCTTCGACCACTCGGTGGTCAAGGACGTACTGCACACGCTGATCCTCGACTCCATGGGGCACGATCTGACCTCCGGCCTGACTGCGTCGGTCGCCATGGCCGCGGCGCGGAACGCCCGCCGCGGCGGTGGCGACCTGGCCGACATCGTCGGCTCCGTCGACCAGGCGCTCGCCCAGTGGCTGCCCGACCAGTTCTGCACCGGCGTGCTGTGCCGGCTCGACGCGCAGACCGGGGTGCTGCGCTGGGTCAATTGCGGTCACCCGCCGCCGCTGCTGATCCGTGCCGAGCGGGTGGTCGACGGGGCACTGGACAGCCCCCCACAGCCCCCGCTCGGCCTGGTCGGCGAACTCGCCCCGACAGCCCGGCAGGTCCACCAGACGACACTGGAACCGGGCGACCACGTCCTGCTCTACACCGACGGCGTTGTGGAGGCACGCGAAACGGATGGAGTGGAATTCGGCCTCGACCGGTTCACCGACTTCATCATCCGCTCCTCCGCCGCCGGCCAGCGCCCGGCCGAGGTACTACGGCTGCTCATCCACGCCATCCTCGACCACCAGCGCAACCAGCTGCGGGACGACGCGACCATCCTGCTGTTCGAATGGCGCCCGTAG
- the secE gene encoding preprotein translocase subunit SecE — MTDAVGSLDTPDAQDEVTESKKARKGGKRGKKGPLKRLALFYRQIIAELRKVVWPTRNQLTTYTTVVIVFVVIMIGLVTVIDYGLNHAAKYVFG; from the coding sequence ATGACGGACGCCGTGGGCTCCCTCGACACGCCTGATGCCCAGGACGAGGTGACGGAATCCAAGAAGGCCCGCAAGGGTGGCAAGCGTGGCAAGAAGGGCCCGCTCAAGCGCCTTGCTCTCTTCTACCGTCAGATCATCGCGGAACTCCGCAAGGTCGTCTGGCCGACCCGCAATCAGCTGACGACGTACACGACCGTGGTGATTGTCTTCGTCGTCATCATGATCGGCCTGGTGACCGTGATTGACTATGGGCTCAACCACGCGGCCAAGTACGTCTTCGGCTGA
- a CDS encoding MaoC family dehydratase N-terminal domain-containing protein, which yields MALDQSFVGRSYPPTDPYEVGREKIREFAEAVGDANPAYTDPEAAKELGHPDVIAPPTFVFAITFKAAGQVVQDPQLGLDYSRVVHGDQKFAYTRPVRAGDRLTVTSTIESIKSLAGNDVLDIRGEVHDETGEHVVTAWTKLVARAAEEA from the coding sequence ATGGCGCTCGACCAGTCCTTCGTGGGGCGGTCCTACCCGCCCACCGACCCCTACGAGGTGGGCCGGGAGAAGATCCGTGAGTTCGCGGAGGCGGTGGGCGACGCCAACCCGGCGTACACGGACCCGGAAGCCGCCAAGGAGCTCGGCCACCCCGATGTGATCGCCCCGCCGACCTTCGTCTTCGCGATCACCTTCAAGGCCGCAGGACAGGTCGTCCAGGACCCGCAGCTCGGCCTGGACTACAGCCGCGTGGTGCACGGCGACCAGAAGTTCGCCTACACCCGGCCCGTGCGCGCCGGCGACCGGCTCACCGTCACCTCCACCATCGAGTCGATCAAGTCCCTGGCCGGCAACGACGTCCTGGACATCCGCGGCGAGGTGCACGACGAGACGGGCGAGCACGTCGTGACCGCCTGGACCAAGCTCGTGGCCCGCGCGGCCGAGGAGGCGTGA
- a CDS encoding amidohydrolase family protein yields the protein MPPGQPPPPSSSSPGPSGRTDPDGLLLCGARLTDGRTVDVRLSGERIEAVGTAGSLGAGGPRGGTPRVDLSGYLLLPAPAEPHAHADTALTADSGGPVSYEPEDVQRRTTEAALLQLGHGATTVRAHVRVGDVQGLGGLTAVLRARRSLRGLTELTTVAVPRVLTGAAGADGLAILRDSLKMGACVVGGCPDVDPDPTGYVEAVLEVASEHGCPVDLHTDGADPARLARIAAMAGGLRPGVTLGPCGGLARLPSGAAGRAADQLAAAGVRVVCLPQGCCGGAEGHGTAPVRLLRAAGVRVAAGSGALRDVSNPVGRGDPLEAAFLLASRHGLRPEEAYDAVSASARAVLGLPEVRVEAGFPAELLAVRGDRLAGALSLAYSRIVVHRGRVVARTSAVREFCDSAATVELGLPRQGRGELS from the coding sequence ATGCCCCCCGGACAGCCGCCACCCCCCTCGTCCTCCTCGCCGGGCCCGTCCGGACGGACGGACCCGGACGGGCTGCTGCTGTGCGGAGCCCGGCTGACCGACGGGCGGACCGTGGACGTACGGCTGTCCGGTGAGCGCATCGAGGCGGTCGGCACCGCCGGCAGCCTCGGCGCGGGCGGCCCGCGGGGCGGCACGCCGCGCGTCGACCTCAGCGGCTACCTGCTCCTGCCGGCCCCGGCCGAGCCCCACGCCCACGCCGACACGGCCCTGACCGCCGACAGCGGCGGACCGGTGTCGTACGAACCGGAGGACGTCCAGCGCCGCACCACCGAGGCCGCGCTGCTGCAACTGGGGCACGGCGCGACGACCGTACGCGCACACGTACGCGTGGGCGACGTCCAGGGGCTCGGCGGCCTGACGGCGGTCCTGCGGGCCCGGCGGTCGCTGCGCGGGCTCACCGAACTGACGACGGTGGCGGTGCCGCGCGTGCTGACCGGGGCGGCCGGCGCGGACGGCCTGGCGATACTGCGGGACTCGCTCAAGATGGGCGCCTGCGTCGTGGGCGGCTGCCCGGACGTGGACCCCGACCCGACGGGCTACGTCGAGGCGGTCCTCGAAGTCGCCTCCGAGCACGGCTGCCCCGTCGACCTGCACACCGACGGCGCCGACCCGGCCCGCCTGGCGCGCATCGCGGCGATGGCGGGCGGGCTGCGCCCGGGAGTGACGCTGGGCCCGTGCGGCGGCCTGGCCCGGCTGCCCTCCGGGGCGGCCGGGCGGGCTGCGGACCAGCTGGCCGCGGCCGGGGTGAGGGTGGTGTGCCTGCCTCAGGGCTGCTGCGGCGGCGCCGAGGGACACGGGACGGCGCCGGTGCGGCTGCTGCGGGCGGCCGGGGTCCGGGTGGCCGCGGGCAGTGGCGCCCTGCGGGACGTGTCGAACCCGGTGGGGCGCGGCGACCCGCTGGAGGCCGCCTTCCTGCTGGCCTCACGGCACGGACTGCGCCCCGAGGAGGCCTACGACGCGGTGAGCGCGTCCGCCCGCGCGGTGCTCGGTCTGCCCGAGGTGCGGGTGGAGGCGGGTTTCCCCGCCGAGCTGCTCGCGGTGCGCGGCGACCGGCTCGCGGGGGCGCTGTCGCTCGCGTACAGCCGGATCGTGGTGCACCGGGGGCGCGTGGTGGCACGCACCAGCGCGGTACGGGAGTTCTGCGACTCCGCCGCCACGGTGGAGCTGGGGCTGCCGCGGCAGGGGCGGGGGGAGTTGTCCTGA
- a CDS encoding UDP-N-acetylmuramate dehydrogenase — MQELHDAPLAPLTTFRLGGPATRLITATTDAEVIEAVRDADAHGTPLLVIGGGSNLVIGDKGFDGTALRIATRGFELGGTTLELAAGEVWTDAVARTVEAGLAGIECLSGIPGSAGATPIQNVGAYGQEVSSTITEVVAYDRRAGRTVTLANEECAFSYRHSRFKADPERYVVLRVRFGLEDADGLSAPVKYAETARVLGVEAGDRVPLATARETVLKLRAGKGMVLDPEDHDTWSAGSFFTNPILTDADFAVFRTRARKRLGDGAEPPAYPAGQGHTKTSAAWLIDKAGFTKGYGTGPARISTKHTLALTNRGAATTEDLLALAREVVAGVREAFGITLVNEPVTVGVSL; from the coding sequence GTGCAGGAACTCCACGACGCGCCCCTCGCCCCGCTGACCACCTTCCGGCTGGGCGGCCCCGCGACCCGGCTGATCACCGCGACCACCGACGCCGAGGTGATCGAGGCCGTCCGCGACGCCGATGCCCACGGCACACCGCTGCTGGTCATCGGCGGCGGCTCCAACCTGGTCATCGGCGACAAGGGCTTCGACGGCACCGCGTTGCGCATCGCCACCCGCGGCTTCGAACTCGGCGGTACGACGCTGGAGCTGGCCGCCGGAGAGGTGTGGACGGACGCGGTCGCGCGCACCGTCGAGGCGGGGCTCGCCGGCATCGAGTGCCTGTCCGGCATCCCCGGCTCCGCGGGCGCCACCCCGATCCAGAACGTCGGGGCGTACGGCCAGGAGGTGTCCTCGACGATCACCGAGGTCGTCGCCTACGACCGCCGGGCGGGCCGCACGGTGACCCTGGCCAACGAGGAGTGCGCGTTCTCCTACCGGCACAGCCGCTTCAAGGCCGACCCCGAGCGGTACGTCGTCCTGCGCGTCCGCTTCGGCCTGGAGGACGCGGACGGGCTGTCGGCGCCGGTCAAGTACGCCGAGACCGCCCGCGTCCTCGGCGTGGAGGCGGGCGACCGGGTACCGCTCGCCACCGCCCGTGAGACCGTGCTGAAGCTGCGGGCCGGGAAGGGCATGGTGCTGGACCCCGAGGACCACGACACCTGGTCCGCCGGCTCCTTCTTCACCAACCCGATCCTCACGGACGCCGACTTCGCCGTGTTCCGTACGCGCGCGCGGAAGCGGCTCGGCGACGGCGCCGAGCCCCCCGCCTATCCGGCGGGGCAGGGGCACACCAAGACCTCCGCGGCCTGGCTGATCGACAAGGCGGGCTTCACCAAGGGCTACGGCACCGGACCGGCCCGCATCTCCACCAAGCACACCCTCGCCCTCACCAACCGCGGCGCCGCGACCACGGAGGACCTGCTCGCACTGGCCCGCGAGGTGGTGGCCGGGGTCCGCGAGGCCTTCGGCATCACCCTGGTCAACGAGCCGGTGACGGTCGGCGTGAGCCTGTAG
- a CDS encoding adenosine deaminase, translating into MERVRDLSELPKAHLHLHFTGSMRPTTLLELADKHGVRLPDALTAALVSGEPPRLRATDERGWFRFQRLYDAARSCLREPEDIRRLVLEAAEEDVRDGSGWLEIQVDPTSYAPRLGGLIPALEIILDAVETASRETGLGMRVLVAANRMKHPLDARTLARLAVRYRDRGVVGFGLSNDERRGMARDFDRAFAIARDGGLFAAPHGGELTGPASVRDCLDDLRAHRVGHGVRAAEDPRLLSRLADRGVTCEVCPASNVALGVYDKPEDVPLRRLYEAGVPMALGADDPLLFGSRLAAQYEIARRHHSFTDVELAELARQSIRASAAPEDVRAKLLSGVDDWLAN; encoded by the coding sequence ATGGAGCGTGTACGTGATCTCTCTGAGCTGCCGAAAGCCCATCTGCACCTGCACTTCACCGGGTCGATGCGGCCCACCACCCTGCTGGAACTGGCCGACAAGCACGGCGTACGGCTGCCCGACGCGCTGACGGCGGCCCTGGTCAGCGGGGAGCCGCCGCGGCTGCGGGCGACGGACGAGCGGGGCTGGTTCCGCTTCCAGCGGCTGTACGACGCGGCACGCTCCTGTCTGCGGGAACCGGAGGACATCCGGCGGCTCGTGCTGGAGGCCGCCGAGGAGGATGTCCGGGACGGCTCGGGGTGGCTGGAGATCCAGGTCGACCCGACCTCGTACGCACCGCGCCTGGGCGGGCTGATTCCGGCGCTGGAGATCATCCTGGACGCGGTGGAGACGGCGTCGCGCGAGACGGGCCTCGGGATGCGGGTCCTGGTCGCCGCGAACCGTATGAAGCACCCCCTGGACGCCCGTACCCTGGCCCGCCTCGCGGTGCGCTACCGGGACCGCGGCGTGGTCGGCTTCGGCCTGTCGAACGACGAACGCCGGGGCATGGCACGGGACTTCGACCGGGCCTTCGCGATCGCCCGGGACGGCGGCCTGTTCGCGGCCCCGCACGGCGGCGAGCTGACCGGCCCCGCCTCGGTCCGCGACTGCCTGGACGACCTCCGGGCCCACCGGGTGGGCCACGGGGTGCGCGCGGCCGAGGACCCGCGGCTGCTGAGCCGCCTGGCCGACCGGGGCGTGACCTGCGAGGTGTGCCCGGCCTCGAACGTGGCCCTCGGCGTGTACGACAAGCCCGAGGACGTCCCCCTGCGCCGGCTGTACGAGGCGGGTGTCCCGATGGCCCTGGGCGCCGACGACCCGCTGCTCTTCGGCTCCCGGCTGGCGGCGCAGTACGAGATCGCCCGCCGCCACCACTCCTTCACGGACGTCGAACTGGCGGAACTGGCCCGCCAGTCGATCCGCGCGTCGGCGGCCCCCGAGGACGTGCGCGCCAAGCTGCTGTCCGGGGTCGACGACTGGCTGGCGAACTGA
- a CDS encoding MaoC family dehydratase — protein MTAKIAYDDVEVGTELTAQTFSVTRATLVQYAGASGDFNPIHWNEKFAKEVGLPDVIAHGMFTMAEAIRVVTDWTGDPGAVVEYGVRFTKPVVVPNDDEGAVIEVSGKVAAKLDDNTVRVDLTAMSNGQKVLGMSRAVVRLA, from the coding sequence ATGACGGCGAAGATCGCCTACGACGACGTCGAGGTCGGCACCGAGCTGACGGCGCAGACCTTTTCCGTGACCCGGGCCACCCTCGTCCAGTACGCGGGCGCCTCCGGGGACTTCAACCCCATCCACTGGAACGAGAAGTTCGCCAAGGAGGTCGGGCTCCCGGACGTGATCGCGCACGGCATGTTCACCATGGCCGAGGCGATCCGCGTGGTCACCGACTGGACGGGCGACCCCGGCGCCGTCGTCGAGTACGGCGTCCGCTTCACCAAGCCCGTCGTCGTCCCGAACGACGACGAGGGGGCCGTGATCGAGGTCTCCGGCAAGGTCGCGGCCAAGCTCGACGACAACACCGTGCGGGTCGACCTGACCGCCATGAGCAACGGGCAGAAGGTCCTCGGGATGTCCCGGGCCGTCGTGCGCCTGGCCTGA